From one Oncorhynchus clarkii lewisi isolate Uvic-CL-2024 chromosome 6, UVic_Ocla_1.0, whole genome shotgun sequence genomic stretch:
- the LOC139410720 gene encoding annexin A1-like: protein MSFLQQTVYLGMADDSTLLNQGTVTPYPHFSADGDAGILDKAIKAKGVDENTIIDVLVKRSNAQRQQIKASYQKASGKPLETALKSALNGELEDVVLALLKTPAQYDAQQLRLAMKGLGTDEDTLIEILASRTNKEIKEIKKAYQEEYKNELQNDIKSDTGGDFRNALLSLCKATRNEDIIVNQELAESDAKALYEAGEKKKGTDCSVFIDILTTRSAPQLRQAFEKYFKYSKVDVTKAIDLELKGDIENCLTAVVKCAGSKPAFFAERLNLAMKDKGTRTKILTRVMVSRSEVDMARIKQEYKKTFGKTLYQDILNDTNGDYEKILLALCGSDS, encoded by the exons ATGTCCTTCTTGCAGCAGACCGTCTATCTGGGCATGGCAGATGACTCG ACCTTACTCAATCAGGGCACTGTGACTCCCTACCCACATTTCAGTGCCGATGGGGATGCAGGCATCTTGGATAAGGCCATCAAGGCCAAAG GTGTAGATGAGAACACCATCATTGATGTGCTGGTGAAGAGGAGCAACGCCCAGAGACAGCAGATCAAAGCTAGCTACCAAAAGGCTAGTGGCAAG CCTCTGGAGACTGCCCTGAAGTCGGCCCTAAATGGAGAGCTGGAGGATGTGGTTCTGGCACTGCTCAAAACGCCAGCCCAATATGACGCCCAACAGCTCAGACTGGCCATGAAG GGATTGGGCACAGATGAGGATACTCTGATTGAGATTCTGGCCTCCAGGACCAATAAAGAGATCAAAGAGATAAAGAAAGCCTATCAGGAAG AATACAAAAACGAGCTGCAGAATGACATCAAGTCTGACACAGGCGGAGACTTCAGAAATGCTCTGCTCTCGCTCTGCaag gctactagGAATGAGGACATCATCGTGAACCAGGAACTTGCTGAAAGTGATGCCAAG GCCCTGTATGAGgctggagagaagaagaagggaacGGACTGCTCTGTCTTCATAGACATTCTGACCACCAGAAGTGCTCCTCAGCTCCGCCAAG cgttTGAGAAGTACTTCAAGTACAGTAAGGTGGATGTGACAAAGGCTATCGACCTGGAACTGAAGGGAGACATTGAGAACTGTCTGACTGCCGTAG TGAAATGTGCTGGAAGCAAGCCTGCTTTCTTTGCTGAGAGACTCAACTTGGCCATGAAG GATAAAGGAACCAGGACCAAGATTCTGACCCGTGTCATGGTGAGCCGTTCTGAAGTGGACATGGCCCGGATCAAACAGGAGTACAAGAAGACGTTTGGGAAAACCCTCTACCAGGACATTCTG AATGACACCAATGGCGACTATGAGAAGATCCTACTGGCCTTGTGTGGAAGTGACAGCtaa